One Desulfovibrio sp. genomic window carries:
- a CDS encoding winged helix-turn-helix transcriptional regulator gives MNGTEFLGQCTGELSRLASPDLFKILSDPTRLAVLIRLAASPSPLTVSEASQCCGVHLSGVSRHLKALKDAGLAEAAKHGREVVYRPRLSELVATLRGMADAIESFALSGECCRLQGENHEGTQCPPGGSPGVRQGDHLG, from the coding sequence ATGAACGGCACCGAATTCCTCGGCCAATGCACCGGAGAACTCTCCAGGCTGGCAAGCCCGGACCTCTTCAAAATCCTGAGCGACCCCACCCGGTTGGCCGTCCTGATCAGACTGGCCGCCTCGCCCTCGCCGCTTACAGTCAGCGAGGCGTCGCAGTGCTGTGGGGTACACCTTTCGGGCGTCTCCAGACACCTGAAGGCGCTCAAGGATGCCGGGTTGGCGGAAGCGGCCAAGCACGGCCGGGAAGTGGTGTACCGTCCGCGCCTCTCAGAACTCGTGGCCACGCTGCGAGGCATGGCGGACGCCATCGAAAGCTTTGCGCTTTCCGGGGAATGCTGCCGGCTACAAGGAGAAAACCATGAAGGGACACAATGTCCGCCGGGAGGTAGCCCTGGCGTACGGCAAGGCGATCACCTCGGCTAA
- a CDS encoding FAD-dependent oxidoreductase, whose product MGFFNTLFSSSKKKASDMNDEAVQHQWYLPEKSREQLKTLFKELVHPVNLHLFTLAGTNDLFNEFLLRFAADLAHVSDKILIHQHTVGDEKAREWKVTHSPTVLVEPERYQIRFVGAPMGEEGRSFLEALLLASKRQSGLSEESKSLLKELTEERTVKVFVSPTCPYCPAQAVNAFRCAVERPGTVQAWCVEIGQMPDLAERYGVGSVPHTVINEKLSVLGLEQELRFVAELVSLKDAQSLLSAPRHKPGETAEVDCLILGAGPAGLTAGIYAGRAGLKTIILERETIGGQVALTPVVENYPGFANIPGIALMEVMAAQARQYCEIIQEEAQRVSAGPGGVTAETSTLKIKAKALLIATGAKWKKLEVPGEVEYFGHGVNYCATCDGYLYKGRKVLVVGGGNTALTDALYLKNLGVDVSIVHRREEFRAERYLVDSVKRESIPLHLNCTVEAILGDVKVNAVTIKDVTTGKSDQVKTDGVFVAIGETPNSEVAARLGCRLNQDGNVEVDARMRTNVPRVYAAGDVTGGVRQIITAVGQGGTAALSIFEDLQKKTHG is encoded by the coding sequence ATGGGCTTTTTCAATACACTCTTTTCATCAAGCAAGAAGAAGGCATCCGACATGAACGACGAAGCCGTGCAGCACCAGTGGTATCTGCCTGAAAAAAGCCGGGAGCAGTTGAAGACCCTGTTCAAGGAACTCGTGCACCCTGTGAACCTGCACCTCTTCACCTTGGCCGGGACCAACGACCTCTTCAACGAATTCCTGCTTCGATTCGCCGCGGACCTGGCCCATGTGTCCGACAAAATACTGATACACCAACACACCGTGGGAGACGAGAAAGCCCGGGAATGGAAGGTGACCCATTCACCAACCGTGCTCGTTGAGCCCGAACGCTACCAGATACGCTTCGTCGGGGCTCCAATGGGGGAGGAAGGTCGCAGTTTTCTTGAGGCGTTGCTCTTGGCCTCCAAGCGACAGTCCGGATTATCGGAGGAGTCCAAATCCCTTCTGAAGGAGCTCACTGAGGAACGCACCGTCAAGGTGTTCGTAAGTCCGACCTGCCCCTACTGCCCCGCCCAGGCGGTTAACGCTTTCCGGTGCGCCGTGGAGCGCCCAGGCACGGTGCAGGCCTGGTGCGTTGAGATCGGCCAGATGCCCGATCTGGCCGAACGCTACGGGGTAGGCAGTGTTCCCCACACGGTGATCAACGAAAAGCTCTCCGTTCTGGGGCTCGAACAGGAACTGCGTTTCGTGGCCGAACTCGTCAGCCTGAAGGACGCGCAATCGCTCTTGAGCGCTCCAAGGCACAAACCCGGGGAAACCGCCGAAGTGGACTGTCTGATACTTGGCGCCGGGCCTGCCGGACTGACCGCGGGAATCTACGCGGGCAGGGCCGGACTGAAAACCATCATCCTGGAGCGCGAAACCATCGGCGGCCAGGTGGCGCTCACCCCGGTGGTGGAGAATTATCCCGGATTCGCCAACATTCCAGGCATTGCCCTCATGGAGGTCATGGCGGCCCAGGCCAGGCAATACTGCGAGATCATACAGGAAGAGGCGCAGCGGGTCAGCGCCGGGCCGGGGGGGGTGACGGCCGAAACCTCGACCCTCAAAATCAAGGCCAAGGCCCTGCTCATCGCCACCGGCGCGAAATGGAAAAAACTGGAGGTGCCAGGCGAGGTCGAGTACTTCGGCCACGGGGTCAACTATTGCGCCACCTGCGACGGCTACCTCTACAAAGGCCGCAAGGTCCTGGTGGTGGGTGGCGGAAATACGGCCCTCACCGATGCGTTGTACCTCAAGAACCTCGGCGTGGACGTGAGCATCGTTCATAGGCGCGAAGAATTCAGGGCCGAACGCTATCTGGTGGATTCCGTGAAGCGCGAATCCATCCCCCTGCACTTGAACTGCACTGTCGAAGCCATTCTGGGCGACGTGAAGGTGAACGCCGTCACCATCAAGGATGTAACAACGGGCAAGTCCGACCAAGTCAAGACCGACGGGGTGTTCGTGGCAATCGGGGAGACCCCGAATTCTGAGGTGGCAGCGCGGCTGGGGTGCCGGCTCAACCAGGACGGCAACGTGGAGGTGGATGCGCGCATGCGCACCAACGTGCCCAGGGTGTACGCTGCTGGAGACGTCACCGGCGGGGTGCGCCAGATCATCACCGCGGTGGGCCAAGGGGGCACCGCAGCGCTTTCAATCTTCGAGGACTTGCAAAAGAAAACTCACGGATAA
- a CDS encoding O-acetylhomoserine aminocarboxypropyltransferase/cysteine synthase gives MSPKKIGIETLALHAGQIPDSQTRARAVPIYQTTSYTFRDSDHAANLFALKEPGYIYSRIMNPTNEVLENRLAAMHGGTAGLVVASGMSAIFYAVAAITQAGQNIVSGSNLYGGTVTLFAHTLKRFGIEVRFVESADPENFAAAIDANTRLIFIESIGNPRCNVDDFEAIAKVAHDHGLPLVVDNTVSPPPIFNPFDFGADICVYSLTKIIGGHGNSIGGAIVEKGSFDWAASGKYPEITEPDPTYHGVNFYKSFCGLEEDQLKCMAYLLKVRCGLLRDTGACLAPLNAFLILQGVETLPLRARAHCENARKIAMFLSTHSAVSFVNYAALPGHPDHDRAGRYFPNGPGAVFGFGIKGGLAAGRKFIDSVKLCSHLANILDAKTLVIHPASTTHSQLTPQEQLDAGVTPDLVRISVGLESAEDIIEDLEQALAASQA, from the coding sequence ATGAGCCCGAAAAAAATAGGAATTGAAACCTTGGCGCTGCACGCCGGCCAGATCCCGGACTCTCAGACCAGGGCCAGAGCCGTGCCAATCTATCAGACCACGTCATACACCTTCCGTGACTCCGATCACGCAGCCAACCTTTTCGCCCTGAAGGAGCCGGGCTACATCTACTCGCGCATCATGAACCCAACCAACGAGGTGCTCGAGAACCGCCTCGCCGCCATGCACGGCGGCACAGCCGGGCTGGTTGTGGCCTCGGGCATGTCCGCCATATTCTATGCCGTGGCCGCCATCACCCAGGCCGGGCAGAACATCGTCTCCGGTTCCAATTTGTACGGCGGGACGGTCACTTTGTTCGCGCACACCCTGAAGCGATTCGGCATTGAGGTCCGGTTCGTGGAGTCCGCGGATCCGGAGAATTTCGCAGCGGCAATTGATGCCAATACCCGGCTCATATTTATTGAATCCATCGGCAATCCCCGCTGCAACGTGGACGATTTTGAGGCCATCGCCAAGGTGGCCCACGACCATGGGCTGCCCCTTGTTGTCGATAACACCGTATCCCCTCCGCCGATATTCAACCCCTTTGATTTCGGGGCGGACATCTGCGTGTATTCGCTCACCAAGATCATCGGAGGGCATGGGAATTCCATCGGCGGCGCCATCGTGGAAAAAGGCAGCTTCGACTGGGCCGCGTCCGGCAAATACCCGGAGATAACGGAACCCGACCCCACCTATCATGGAGTCAACTTCTACAAGAGTTTCTGCGGCTTGGAGGAAGACCAGCTCAAGTGCATGGCCTACCTGCTCAAGGTCCGGTGCGGCCTTCTGCGTGATACCGGCGCCTGCCTGGCTCCACTGAATGCCTTTCTCATCCTCCAAGGTGTCGAAACATTGCCGCTCCGGGCCAGGGCCCATTGCGAGAACGCCAGGAAAATAGCCATGTTCCTGAGCACCCACTCGGCTGTGAGCTTTGTCAATTATGCGGCTCTTCCCGGACATCCCGACCATGACCGGGCAGGGCGTTACTTCCCTAACGGGCCTGGCGCGGTGTTCGGGTTCGGCATCAAGGGCGGGCTGGCCGCTGGCCGCAAATTCATCGATTCGGTGAAACTGTGCTCCCACTTGGCCAACATACTGGACGCCAAGACCCTGGTGATCCACCCCGCATCCACCACCCACTCGCAACTGACACCCCAGGAGCAGCTCGATGCGGGCGTCACTCCCGATCTGGTGCGAATATCGGTGGGGCTGGAGTCCGCTGAAGACATCATTGAGGACCTGGAACAGGCCCTGGCCGCGAGCCAGGCGTGA
- the rsmA gene encoding ribosomal RNA small subunit methyltransferase A, with translation MRGDFTGRPKRSLGQNFLNDPNVARKIVEALRIEPGDTVVEIGPGRGALTGFLMGSQAARVIAVEKDSSLAPELARSWPGLQVVNADALAFAWERLGRVAPVRVVGNLPYNVASPIMWDLVWRCPGFSRAVFMVQLEVAERIVGKPRTKDYGGLSVWLQSHVVAEKLFKVAPGVFFPKPKVESAVVAFTPRPMSDRPAHPERFSGLIKRLFGMRRKQLGRILGSDLNERAKIFLESEHLSHLSRPEELSPVQMYNLLKYLN, from the coding sequence GTGAGAGGGGATTTTACAGGAAGGCCCAAACGCAGTCTTGGCCAGAATTTCTTGAACGACCCCAACGTGGCGCGCAAGATCGTGGAAGCGCTTCGCATTGAACCCGGGGACACGGTCGTTGAGATCGGGCCTGGTCGAGGGGCGCTTACGGGTTTTCTGATGGGGTCTCAAGCCGCGCGGGTTATTGCGGTGGAAAAGGATTCCAGTCTCGCTCCGGAACTCGCCCGAAGCTGGCCTGGTCTCCAGGTGGTGAACGCGGATGCACTGGCCTTTGCCTGGGAACGGCTGGGCAGGGTCGCACCTGTGAGAGTGGTGGGCAACCTTCCCTACAACGTGGCCTCACCAATCATGTGGGATCTGGTGTGGCGTTGCCCCGGTTTTTCCCGGGCCGTATTCATGGTGCAGCTCGAGGTGGCCGAGCGCATCGTGGGCAAGCCGCGCACGAAGGACTATGGGGGCTTGTCCGTTTGGCTACAAAGCCACGTGGTTGCCGAAAAGCTCTTCAAGGTGGCTCCTGGCGTATTCTTTCCCAAACCGAAGGTGGAATCGGCGGTGGTTGCCTTTACGCCAAGGCCCATGTCTGATCGGCCGGCCCATCCGGAGCGATTTTCGGGGCTCATAAAGCGCCTTTTCGGCATGCGCCGCAAACAGCTTGGAAGGATTCTCGGATCGGATTTGAACGAGAGGGCAAAAATATTCCTGGAAAGTGAACATTTAAGCCATTTGAGCCGTCCGGAAGAGCTGAGTCCTGTTCAAATGTATAACCTGCTGAAATATTTGAATTGA
- a CDS encoding HU family DNA-binding protein encodes MTKADLVVKIAEKAGITKANAERALNAFLEAVEATLVADGKLTLTGFGTFLVEERQARTGRNPRTGAEIKIPASKVVKFRPGKLLKDAVK; translated from the coding sequence ATGACGAAGGCTGATCTGGTTGTCAAAATTGCTGAGAAGGCCGGTATCACCAAGGCCAACGCCGAACGCGCCCTGAACGCCTTCCTGGAGGCTGTTGAGGCCACTCTGGTCGCTGATGGCAAACTGACCCTGACTGGCTTCGGCACCTTCCTTGTGGAAGAGCGCCAGGCTCGCACCGGCCGCAATCCCCGCACCGGCGCCGAGATCAAGATTCCTGCCTCCAAGGTGGTGAAATTCCGCCCCGGCAAGCTGCTGAAAGACGCAGTGAAGTAG
- a CDS encoding 30S ribosomal protein S21: MPGVYLEESDNFDISLRRFKKQVEKAGVLSELKKRQHYEKPSVMRKKKKAAARKRLLKKMRKINQM, from the coding sequence TTGCCCGGTGTTTACCTTGAAGAATCCGATAACTTCGACATCTCCCTGCGCCGTTTCAAGAAGCAGGTGGAAAAGGCCGGCGTTCTCTCCGAGCTGAAAAAGCGTCAGCACTACGAGAAGCCGAGCGTCATGCGCAAGAAGAAGAAGGCCGCCGCCCGCAAGCGTCTGCTCAAGAAGATGCGCAAGATCAACCAAATGTAA
- a CDS encoding GatB/YqeY domain-containing protein, giving the protein MTLQEQIEKDFLAAYKAKEEVRVAVLRMLKTAAKNRQVELLRPLSDEEMLEVIARQVKQRQESIDQFSQAGRTEMAEREAAEMVVLKAYLPVQLSAEETVAAVEAAIAETGATSAREMGKVMQAVMAKHKGRIDGKAVNEIVKARLTA; this is encoded by the coding sequence ATGACCCTTCAAGAACAAATCGAAAAAGACTTTCTGGCTGCCTACAAAGCCAAGGAAGAGGTTCGGGTGGCCGTCTTGAGGATGCTCAAGACGGCCGCTAAAAACCGCCAGGTGGAACTCTTGCGCCCTCTCAGCGACGAGGAGATGCTTGAGGTTATCGCCCGCCAGGTCAAGCAGCGCCAAGAATCCATCGACCAGTTCAGCCAGGCCGGACGCACGGAAATGGCCGAGCGCGAAGCCGCCGAGATGGTCGTGCTCAAGGCCTATCTGCCGGTTCAGCTCTCCGCCGAGGAAACGGTCGCTGCCGTGGAAGCGGCCATTGCCGAAACCGGCGCGACTTCCGCCAGGGAGATGGGGAAGGTGATGCAGGCGGTAATGGCCAAGCATAAAGGCCGCATAGACGGCAAAGCCGTCAACGAAATCGTTAAAGCCCGCCTTACCGCCTAG
- a CDS encoding Smr/MutS family protein — MESRALHQLEFTKVLALFSKLAVSEPGVQACRALAPLESPAELAMAQDLLRQAVFCVSDTGLRIQAFPELDGVFRYLAQAHRTLDADGFWAVREVLEACRALRDHFDSGSGFERWPLLAETVLGCIWPQKLFPALKRCLAKDGGLRDESSPELFSVRQEIRRIHQRCSSQVKDFVSKEGLALFLQDEYMTISSDRYVLPLKSNFKGRIQGIIHDYSQTGETCYVEPMFLVDVNNRLQELKREEREEEQKVLKFLTGLARDEEPALRAAYTLAVDTDVLLAKVALAGLLDGHVPEVGGEGSVELFAARHPLLAMADAAKARPVDILLKPEQRALVISGANAAGKTVCLKTLGLTAVMALAGMPVAVREGSRLPFWKDVYVFMGDEQSLEDHLSTFTAQISHLSRVWDTLGGDSLVLLDEFGAGTDPAQGAALAQAVVDKLLDKGSFVAAATHFPALKAYGLTKPGARSASMLFDPKTKKPLYVLAYDQVGASVALDVARDCGLAEEVLDQAQKYLLMGGEDSARLFDRLNELALERELELQSLAKEKLKLEERRRKLAESFEKERKILLEELKSQARTILRQAETEKIGRKQALKELAETRKSVEKLGPQVDEAPAVQAWAWEDVKAGDRVRLKGWDKSGTVRELDDKRKALKVDMGGVSLWAAFEDVALAPEQARTGTGAAGPARAGATGKSGGTVSPGSFHGQAKDSSSGKGEPSGPTMVLDLRGMRADVALSELSAFLDKAILRGAGGLEIVHGRGTGALRREVHAFLKEFPAVASFALASEERGGDGMTMVELK, encoded by the coding sequence ATGGAATCCCGCGCCCTGCACCAACTGGAATTCACAAAAGTCCTTGCCCTGTTTTCGAAACTCGCGGTTTCGGAGCCCGGCGTGCAGGCGTGCCGTGCCCTCGCTCCCCTGGAAAGCCCTGCTGAACTGGCCATGGCCCAGGATTTACTGCGCCAGGCCGTGTTCTGCGTTTCCGACACGGGGCTTCGCATCCAGGCCTTTCCTGAGCTTGATGGGGTGTTCCGATATCTCGCCCAGGCTCATCGCACCCTGGATGCGGACGGGTTCTGGGCTGTGCGCGAAGTGCTTGAGGCGTGCCGGGCCCTGCGCGATCATTTTGATTCCGGCAGCGGGTTTGAGCGCTGGCCGCTTCTGGCCGAGACCGTTCTAGGCTGCATCTGGCCCCAGAAGCTTTTCCCGGCGCTGAAACGGTGCCTGGCCAAGGACGGCGGACTGCGTGACGAATCGAGCCCGGAGCTCTTTTCGGTGCGCCAGGAAATACGGCGCATCCATCAGCGCTGCTCATCCCAGGTCAAGGATTTCGTTTCCAAGGAGGGGTTGGCCCTCTTCCTCCAGGACGAGTACATGACCATCTCGTCCGACCGCTACGTCCTGCCGCTCAAGTCCAATTTCAAGGGGCGCATCCAGGGCATCATCCACGACTACTCCCAGACCGGGGAGACCTGCTATGTGGAGCCCATGTTTTTGGTGGATGTGAACAATCGCCTCCAGGAACTCAAGCGCGAGGAACGGGAGGAGGAACAGAAAGTCCTCAAGTTTCTCACCGGCCTGGCTCGCGATGAGGAGCCGGCGCTGCGCGCGGCGTACACGCTGGCAGTGGACACCGATGTGCTCCTGGCCAAGGTTGCCCTGGCCGGACTCCTGGACGGGCACGTACCCGAGGTTGGCGGAGAAGGCTCGGTTGAACTTTTCGCGGCCCGGCATCCCTTGCTGGCAATGGCCGATGCGGCCAAGGCCAGGCCCGTGGACATTCTTCTCAAGCCGGAGCAACGGGCCCTGGTCATCAGCGGGGCCAACGCAGCCGGCAAGACGGTGTGCCTGAAGACCTTGGGGCTTACGGCCGTCATGGCCCTGGCCGGCATGCCCGTGGCCGTGCGCGAGGGGAGCAGGCTTCCCTTCTGGAAAGACGTGTACGTGTTCATGGGCGACGAACAGAGCCTGGAGGACCATCTCTCCACCTTTACCGCCCAGATCAGCCATTTGAGCCGCGTCTGGGACACCCTGGGGGGCGACTCGCTGGTTCTGCTCGACGAGTTCGGCGCGGGCACGGACCCGGCCCAGGGGGCGGCTCTGGCCCAGGCCGTGGTGGACAAGCTTTTGGACAAGGGATCGTTCGTGGCCGCGGCCACACATTTTCCGGCGCTCAAGGCCTACGGGCTGACCAAACCCGGGGCGCGCTCGGCCAGCATGCTCTTTGACCCCAAGACCAAGAAGCCCCTCTACGTCCTGGCCTACGACCAGGTCGGGGCGTCCGTGGCCCTGGACGTTGCTCGCGACTGCGGCCTGGCTGAAGAGGTGTTGGACCAGGCCCAGAAGTACCTGCTCATGGGCGGGGAGGACTCGGCCCGGCTGTTCGACAGGCTAAACGAGCTGGCTCTGGAGCGCGAACTCGAGCTCCAGTCTCTGGCCAAGGAAAAGCTCAAGCTCGAGGAGCGGCGCCGCAAACTGGCCGAGAGCTTCGAAAAGGAGCGCAAGATCCTGCTGGAGGAGCTCAAGTCCCAGGCCCGCACCATCCTTCGCCAGGCTGAGACCGAGAAGATCGGCCGCAAGCAGGCCTTGAAGGAACTGGCCGAGACCCGCAAATCTGTCGAAAAGCTGGGTCCCCAGGTTGATGAGGCGCCTGCCGTCCAGGCCTGGGCCTGGGAGGACGTGAAAGCCGGAGACCGGGTCCGCCTCAAAGGCTGGGACAAGTCCGGGACAGTCCGGGAGTTGGACGACAAGCGCAAGGCCCTGAAGGTGGACATGGGCGGCGTGAGCCTCTGGGCAGCGTTCGAGGACGTTGCCCTCGCCCCGGAGCAGGCCCGGACGGGAACTGGAGCCGCAGGCCCGGCTCGAGCCGGAGCCACAGGCAAGTCGGGCGGTACTGTCTCTCCAGGCTCCTTTCATGGCCAGGCGAAGGATTCTTCTTCTGGAAAAGGGGAACCCTCCGGTCCGACCATGGTGCTCGACCTGCGGGGTATGCGTGCCGATGTTGCCCTTTCCGAGCTTTCCGCCTTTTTGGACAAGGCCATCCTGCGCGGGGCGGGCGGCCTGGAAATCGTTCATGGACGCGGTACCGGGGCGCTCAGGCGCGAGGTTCACGCGTTTCTCAAGGAGTTTCCCGCCGTGGCATCCTTTGCTTTGGCATCGGAAGAGCGGGGCGGAGACGGCATGACCATGGTGGAATTGAAATAA